One genomic segment of Bombus vancouverensis nearcticus chromosome 11, iyBomVanc1_principal, whole genome shotgun sequence includes these proteins:
- the LOC117165085 gene encoding uncharacterized protein LOC117165085 isoform X2 gives MLLLLLHVVSILCLSTSEIEAEKSGWNVDPNTQYHIQTDEGPERYFRFQTLNGQYRKEKRLLDGTVIGTEGWLDPLGYLRLKDYIADDNGFRILRSKMIYVGKNRPIYDAVTEAKRVPPQTGILVQPARPPNPFRQPEREHVVPLVGNDINSGYYASTTIKPEADYSSAVSNSNNYYYNPNRPSSSSDLGNLNNYSRNTYQNFPAARNEHLKPSFQLPTATSRSNPTAFPQFDGTYNTANGFQYYLKRQYHEEEQDSSGANVGSFGYIDPFGIRRVIYFKTDPQTGRFLHQKNNKYVGFESTPYDLSLPNTYRRNSRSTT, from the exons ATGCTGCTGTTATTGCTACATGTG GTTTCCATCTTGTGTTTGTCTACGAGTGAAATAGAAGCTGAAAAAAGTGGTTGGAACGTTGATCCAAATACGCAATATCATATTCAAACCGACGAAGGACCTGAAAGGTACTTTCGTTTCCAAACATTAAATGGACAATACAGAAAGGAGAAAAGATTATTGGATGGTACAGTTATCGGCACAGAAGGCTGGCTAGACCCTCTTGGATATTTACGACTCAAAGATTACATAGCTGACGATAACGGATTTCGAATTCTCAG GTCGAAAATGATTTATGTGGGTAAAAACAGACCTATTTACGATGCTGTAACGGAAGCAAAACGAGTGCCTCCTCAAACTGGAATTCTTGTACAACCAGCACGTCCACCAAATCCTTTCAG ACAACCAGAAAGAGAACACGTTGTTCCTTTAGTTGGTAACGACATAAATTCAGGTTATTACGCCAGCACCACTATTAAACCTGAAGCTGATTATTCTTCTGCTGTATCTAATTCTAACAATTACTACTACAATCCAAATCGACCAAGTTCTTCGTCTGATCTTGGCAATTTAAACAACTATTCTCGAAATACCTATCAGAATTTTCCTGCTGCTCGAAATGAACATCTGAAACCAAGCTTTCAATTACCAACAGCTACATCACGAAGTAATCCAACGGCATTTCCTCAATTCGATGGAACATACAACACTGCTAACGGATTCCAATATTATTTGAAAAGGCAGTATCACGAAGAGGAACAAGATTCAAGTGGAGCAAATGTCGGTTCTTTCGGTTACATCGACCCATTTGGTATTAGAAGGGTAATATATTTCAAAACAGATCCGCAAACTGGTAGATTTCTACATcagaaaaataacaaatacgTGGGATTCGAATCAACTCCGTATGATCTATCGTTACCTAATACGTACAGACGTAACTCAAGATCAACAACGTAA
- the LOC117165085 gene encoding uncharacterized protein LOC117165085 isoform X1: MLLWILSCLNLLTVSILCLSTSEIEAEKSGWNVDPNTQYHIQTDEGPERYFRFQTLNGQYRKEKRLLDGTVIGTEGWLDPLGYLRLKDYIADDNGFRILRSKMIYVGKNRPIYDAVTEAKRVPPQTGILVQPARPPNPFRQPEREHVVPLVGNDINSGYYASTTIKPEADYSSAVSNSNNYYYNPNRPSSSSDLGNLNNYSRNTYQNFPAARNEHLKPSFQLPTATSRSNPTAFPQFDGTYNTANGFQYYLKRQYHEEEQDSSGANVGSFGYIDPFGIRRVIYFKTDPQTGRFLHQKNNKYVGFESTPYDLSLPNTYRRNSRSTT; the protein is encoded by the exons ATGCTTTTGTGGATATTGAGCTGCCTGAACCTGTTAACG GTTTCCATCTTGTGTTTGTCTACGAGTGAAATAGAAGCTGAAAAAAGTGGTTGGAACGTTGATCCAAATACGCAATATCATATTCAAACCGACGAAGGACCTGAAAGGTACTTTCGTTTCCAAACATTAAATGGACAATACAGAAAGGAGAAAAGATTATTGGATGGTACAGTTATCGGCACAGAAGGCTGGCTAGACCCTCTTGGATATTTACGACTCAAAGATTACATAGCTGACGATAACGGATTTCGAATTCTCAG GTCGAAAATGATTTATGTGGGTAAAAACAGACCTATTTACGATGCTGTAACGGAAGCAAAACGAGTGCCTCCTCAAACTGGAATTCTTGTACAACCAGCACGTCCACCAAATCCTTTCAG ACAACCAGAAAGAGAACACGTTGTTCCTTTAGTTGGTAACGACATAAATTCAGGTTATTACGCCAGCACCACTATTAAACCTGAAGCTGATTATTCTTCTGCTGTATCTAATTCTAACAATTACTACTACAATCCAAATCGACCAAGTTCTTCGTCTGATCTTGGCAATTTAAACAACTATTCTCGAAATACCTATCAGAATTTTCCTGCTGCTCGAAATGAACATCTGAAACCAAGCTTTCAATTACCAACAGCTACATCACGAAGTAATCCAACGGCATTTCCTCAATTCGATGGAACATACAACACTGCTAACGGATTCCAATATTATTTGAAAAGGCAGTATCACGAAGAGGAACAAGATTCAAGTGGAGCAAATGTCGGTTCTTTCGGTTACATCGACCCATTTGGTATTAGAAGGGTAATATATTTCAAAACAGATCCGCAAACTGGTAGATTTCTACATcagaaaaataacaaatacgTGGGATTCGAATCAACTCCGTATGATCTATCGTTACCTAATACGTACAGACGTAACTCAAGATCAACAACGTAA